The DNA window GGAACGGAAATGAAGTGTGAATATATTCATCTCCGATATGAGAGAGGAAGCAAAGCCACGGATTATAAATCAATCTCACCGCTTATTTTCGGCCCTCCCTCTTTATTTGAGGCCAGCCTCTCGGGATGAGTCGTGTGGTACTGGTTGAGGTACAGCCGACTGGCATAAATTGCagacctggaaaaaaaaaacaacgaaatACCAGCAAAAGtattaatatcaaaatattaGCATCAAGTTCTTTTTTGGATTGGGGCAAGACTGTAAGGTTTTTGGCAGAATGGCGTTTTAAATGCTCAAACGTTAATTGATGTTTGCTTAAAAACATAAACCACATGGTGTTTTTAACAGGTCCCGCAATGTAAATAGTGATATTACCGTCTATAAGCACAACACAACAGTCCAATGTCTCTCTCCtcgaacattttttttcctggctaCAGGGTTGTCCACGTTTGCGAAGACAAATTTATGCCCTGTCTAATGTGACAGTATTTATGAAATGGGCACTCACCCTGCAGATTTAATCTGGCTCCAGAAGCTGAGGGTTTTATATACGTAGAGTTTTCCCTGTCCTGCCAGGGCAGTGAATATGTCCTGCTCCAGCCTGATGGCCTCTGCTCGGTGCCAGCCGTTGGTTggctcctctctgcaggagacaGATCATCATTTTATGGCGCCGAGTTTACAAACCAGGgagtcatttatttaaaatacaatCTTGTGCGTGCAgttagaggaaaaaaacaacagggcAAAGTTGGGATGTAAACAGAAAATCGGGCCGTAAAATGAGAAAGGTATGACTGTCGATGTTTTCTCCCCTTTGCATTATTTGAAAATTTGAGTtaagcctttttaaaaatgaggtTGATTTCCCAAAAGCCGTGGCCTTAAAGTGGATGTTCTATATTACAGCCTTAATATTAAGCTGATGATGAGACACTGCTGACAAGGTTGCTCCCTCTACAGCCGTGAATACTGACAGCATCTGCAGGCTGGTATTAGTGCCGaactcaaacacactcattctAAAGTCTTCCGTGGCCAACCTCACCGCTCTCCCCGACTACCTAATGAACAAACTAAACATGCAGAAtgtgttgtattattattttcttatagGAGTTGGGCCAGAAAACAGTTGAGGATGCGTTCTTGTCGCCCCCTCTTTACCCCACTTGTACTTTTAAAAGTCAGACAGTTCTAAATAACCAGTTATgtgcaaaagagaaaaaaaaacccagtggCACCATTACCTcaaaaaagcatttctgaaagccggagaaaaacatgaatttatcGCCCTTAAAATCCGGCCTCTTAAACGAAATGAGAGCAGCGAGTTAAAATTCATCACTGATGCTAACTTTGATGGTGTCAGCACTGGGTTGAAACCCGGCGCTGATTACCTAGTAGTGATCCAAAAACTTAAGTAGAAGAGTCTACGTGTTCCATATTAATCAGGATCTCTGGCATGGTGTATTGTGAGAGCCCCCAAGATGAAACGGAGCGTTAAATATTGAtgaaaagaatattttaaaggaTAGCACCCATAATCGAAGTTTTACCAAAAAGGAGGGGATGTGGTTAGAGGCAAAGTACTCCCCAAGAGAGTTTGCAGTATATAACTCTTCTCTCTTCTATCAAGTATCTCTGATGTGTTCAACAATTTTGCTGATTCGGGGGCACTGCTTGATTTAAGTGCTATCGATGCTAGCAGGTGAATTATTCACAGCGTGGTTTGACCTTTTTTGATGTATTTCCAGTGTCCTTGTGGTGCCAAATGTTAGCTCTAATGCACCAAAGTGAacatctaaaaaacaaacaaagtcgGGGGTTAAAAAGAGGACAAATCtccagaaatattaaaaaaaaatataaattatccGAATATTGATCCCGTGTGTTATTCAAGGCTTCTGTGAGTGACCAGAGTGCAgacagatgcttttttttttctttctaatgtTCACAGGAAAAAGCACAGCTGGGGGTGCAGCAGCGAACAAACGGAGCAAAAACTCATACGATCCTCAGCCGTTATGCAAGTGTCTCTGCAAACTGTGTAATACAGCGTTCCACCAGCTGCGATCTATCTAATTGGTCTTGGCTAACTAACCTAAAGAAGAAACAGGGTCAACataaaaggaaatcaaaaacAGAGATGAGGAAGTTGGTGAAGTTCTGCTTGCTCCTCATTACCAAACTCAGGATGCAGTGATGCACTAAGGAAAGCAAGCTATAACAGGACAATCTAAGACTAGACAATCAATATAAActgtgtatatgttttttttttgtaaattttgtCTTTGCTCTGGGActtaaaagtttgacattttgggaaattccTTTTTGGCAAAGAGAGACGATTGATACCACTCTCgccctgcagccagctgaaAGTTAGCTTGACTTGGCACAATGActggaaacaggtggaaacagcttAATAAGTGTTAACTGATGAGGTTTTGAAATCCTGGTAGATGGCTCTTGTTTCCTTTGGACCGAGGCAGGCCAGACATTTTCCCcctgtttacagtctttgtgctaagctaggctaaactAATAGATCTGCCTCCTAGCTGTTGCCTCTCACTTACCAAACAGGCACGAGAATTAGGGCTAggaaatatattgatattatattgttattgtgatatgaTACTGAACATCctagattttttaaaatcatatattGTGATATGCTTTTATTGTCGTGTCTCCTAAATTTGaaagctgcattacagtaaactTAACTGAAGTTACCTACTTGTTCCATTAGTTGCTTTACTCACTTGGTCATTACATCTACATTACtcatgattatttatcaaagatcttattgtgttaaaatgatgTACCAACAACAGTCATCCCTGCAGGACTGTAGCAATACTGacacaaaatgttgattttgttgccaATTCCCAGCATATATGAACTGTGATTGGGAAGATTGCATAAGTCACACATATAAGCTGTGTATCCCAAATATGGCTCCAAAATGTTGGGATATTATTCTAAGGCCATTAATGCCGAGTCCTAACAAGAGTGGCATCAACATCCGGACAGGAAGTGAATTGGCatatttcctaaaatgttgaacttttcctttaattacCGGCAAGCAAATAGTTCCTGTTTCAAGGACACAATTTGGTAAGAACAcaacaatcaatcagtcaatcaatcaatcaatcaatcaaataaaatgaagcTGCTTGCAAATTGGGAGGTGTATATTTTGGGCAAAACAGGACACAGGCAACATTCACAAAGCGCCCTCAGCCTCAACACTGGCTTTCTTTCTACTGGTAACACCATACAGGAAGTGCTCTATAACTACAACGTGCAGCCCTCAAAGACAAACTTACCCATCATATGGATATCTGATGATTGTGtgaggaaacagaaatgatgGCAGGGAGGATAAGGgaagggataaaaaaaaacaaacaagacaaatgaaGAGAACCGAAGGAGAAACGGAATAATTGGTATTCACATGCATTCCCACACAGAGAACCCCCCTCccagggggagggagggagagagagagagagagagagagagagagagagagagagagagagagagagagcttcaaCTCACAACAACATGTCCTGCTGATTCTTCTGGAAGACGGTGCCGATGTGCTGGAAGATATCTGGGGTAAAGAGGTATACGCCGCAGTTTATGATGTCGCTCACGAACGTGCTCGGCTTTTCCACGTAGTGCAAGACCTGagcgaagaagaggagcagTCATGACCTCAAGGTGAAATAGTGATGAGGGACTGATTCAGAACATATGACAGGAAGGGTTTTATACCTCACGCGTTTCCTCGTTTTCAACAATGCACCCGTAATTCAGGGACTGTGTTCTGTTTGCCTAATacaacaaaaaaggcaatttaGGATAAATCAGTTTTTTTCATAAAGAAACCAGGATCACGTCTGTCATAATaactttttacatgttttttttttttgtccataaaGTAATTATCTGTTCAGGCCTaaccaacaacaataaaacacaacaaaagcttTTGAGTTTTACTTCACCTAATGCTTTGCTCGATTTTTCAAGTTCTATTAGACAGCAACAACTCTAAATAATTCAATCTCACTGTTGTCCCAAGGATGACAAAGCTGTTTGGCTCTCCGTGTTCCTTCTGGAAGCTGAGCATCTCTGTGAGAGGAAACGCTGAGCAGACATCAGCATTCAGAACAAAGAAAGCCTCTGGACTGCCGGAGACAATCTGATCTCGGAAGTGATAGATGCCCCCTCCCGTGCCCAGGGCTGAATACTCCTGCAGATACCTGCGGTGCAGAGTTAAGAAGAACAAGGAGAACAGCATAGCCACAGTTATTCAGCAGCAGTAGTGCACCAGCAGGAAAAGTACCATCACTGCTACAAAGAACATCAACTTCttcagaagagaagagaaatgcCTTCAGAGCACCAGGTGTACATTTTGTGCACCTGGTGCATATTGTTTACTGATTGGTGTGTTTcataaaggaaataaataagttattgtgctgtaaaaatatatatttatgacaCTTTTGCAGTACAAGAAATGCACAAGTCATTGTTTAGTCTGCAAGTAACTGGGTATGTTTGCACTTGTGTCGCTAAGCGCTCCGTTCTTTACCTGATGGAAATTTTTAACTCCTGCTGAGCGTTACACATGAATCTGGTCAGTTCTTCGTTGGGCTGATAAAAACCGATGAGCAAAATCTCCTTCATATTCGGCACCTtgtaacacaaaaaatattaattattgGGCCGAATTCATTAAAGGCTATTCTGTGCAACACAAGGCAGAGGGAATGAAATTACTGATGCCAACCAGCAACTAGGACGAAGAGTTTTTTACTACGGGAACAAGCTGTTCGGCTTCTACAGAAAAACCTCCAACAccaaatttaaattaaattggacACTAATAACACCCACAAATAGTACATAGAAAGCTCGACTGTACAATATATGGTATTGCAGAGATGCTCACCTTGGCACATGCTTCAATGTGATGCTGCAGAATGGGCACACCAGCCACTGGAAACAAGGGTTTGGGGACTTCAAATGACAGCGGCCTGAACCTCGTGCCTAACAAAACAACCAATTGATTACTTACGATACAGATTAAAATACTAAAATCACTTTGTACACACCAAAactatataaaagaaaaacactcttaTTATATGTGATGTGCATCCTGTCCTCTCTTACATAAAAAaagcttctgaaatgttttatttaaaatctaAACCATTAATACTTTGCCGATAAAGCACCTGAAATAAGTAAACTacaatacaaactaaaatactTTGATTACATTCccatgcacatgcatatatgcacccaCTTCCCAATGTCCTTAACTCAATCTGAGTAGTGTAGAAAAGGCAGCATGTGCTATGATGTTGAGAAGCAAGCTGCCTTCCCTTCCTTTGCCTTCATGGATGAGCAGGCAAGTGTTCAGTAAAGCATTAAGGGGGCTGGTGGTAAACTAAGCACTAAGTAATCACCATGCAGCAGATAATCCCTGTAAAATCTCCTTTTGGTTTTACTATTCTCAATGTTTTTGAACTGCACCGTGGAATGAATCAATGCCGAAATGAAGAGTGAGTCCACATGTCACGATTGATCGTACTAAATAACTTACTCCTACAGTAAGTGAGCAGTAATCCTTAAATAACTCATTTCTCAAGTGGAGTTCGTTCACTCGGTCCGAGAAATAATTGGTCTGACAGGCAATTGATTAGAAGCCAAGGTAGGGAGAGCTGTTAGCGATATCAGCGCTGACAGTGTTATTAGTTACACGTTTTCATTCGCTGTTTTAGTCATTAAAAATATCAGGCTATGAAGTTAATGTTCTTGTTTGTCCTTTGTTTACGAGTGGGTCGTTGACATTATGCCACGTCAGTGAAATAAACAAGCCCAGCAGGTTTTGTTAGCGATAGCAGCCTAGCTTCGCTTTAAAGAACCGGAgccaacattaaaaacaagacaaagattAAACACGTTGTCACCTTTCTGGGGGCCTCCGATTAAAATAACCGCCTTCAACATTTTATATCGATGAGCTGTGATTTGTGAGTCCTGTCAGAGAGCTACGTGCAGCTGTCAGCTGTTCGCCTGACACTTCCGCATCCACTTCCTGATCGTGACGTCATGGGATCAGAACCAAAACACGGGGCGGAGCGCAGTGCAGAGTGGAGGAGATCATAAAGACCTGGCAAACCTCTCTGACATGTCTTTTGGCTCATGGGAGAcaattagacacacacacacacacacacacacacacacacacacacacacacacacacacacacctcatctaTCTAAGTCTGCTGCCACTCCAACCCGTCCCTGAATAAGCGGGTGGATGTGTGGATGGACATTTTATTCACTGATTACTATTTACCATTTCAGTCGTGGAGTCTCAAAgcaaaatattcacacacaagTGTCCCTGTACTACTGGAGTAACAATGAACgtcttgaatcttgaataaGGAGCGAAAGCTAAATATAAGTATTGATGaaaatttaacacaaaaaagttTAATGAATGCAATAATCTAACAATCAAAATTATGgttctctctgtttttgaaACCTACTAATGAACTGCTACCTATTTAACCTTTATACAGAACAGTCAGAAAACAGTAGCCTAATTTTACCATATCATTATGCTGGCATTTTTAGATTTAGcaaattatttatcttttttttttttatataccaGCTTCAAAATGACCTGCTGTGTAGAAATTGCCTCTATGGAAAATAGCATGATCCCGATACCTTGTGTAAACTGTGGTTAAAGGTCTTAAAGGGGGTACTACTGagtatgtgaaaaagtagtacAAGTATTATAttttggctccagaggaagctgcatgtaatctgataaattgccacTCAGTCTACaagtggcattgtgggtaatgtattCACCagattaacaacaaaaaaaaaagtttagcaTTGCTCTCCTGTTGGACTCATtgtggacagtttaaaaacatataaTTAAAATcgacacagcagaaccagaggtATCCCCTTTTAGAtgccacacattcttcttccttttcagaATCTAGcgccttcattacccacaatgcaacaatagccactgagtgacctcagtggaggcagtttatcagattacatgcaggtTGGTCTCGAGCAACAAAAGGCTTCACactactttttttaaacacatgcaGTAGTtactctgtaaacacactttgatgcgTAAGATTGGCGGTTAccatttaaaacattcacattaacctttttttcaaaactttatttatccttcATCAATGACAGTGTCACAATATGGAAACAAAGGACATAGGCATCATGACAGCATAACGTGCAAAAAGTGTATGGCTCTTCTCTTAATGGTTCAACAAGGCACCATGATATCAGACAAATGTATTATAAGGAAAATACATACTTTAATCAGAACTCAGGTCGTGTACTGACTGTATCAACACAATCTTCAGCATTGTTGTTATGCCTTTTTAATACAATAAGTTGTGCACTGAATGtaatacttttattttcaatcttCAAGTGATAAAGCTGTTTCATCCAACgtatatttattctttattactGAATTTATAAAATATGCAACTGTAGGCGTAATGGGTAAACATTTTCACTTGGTGGGGGAGAACACAGGTGTCCGACCCAAAGCAGTGTAATGTACCTCAGCCATGCCATAATTAGATTTATGACTTACAGCTGTGCTTTTACTAATGTGACATGCACAAAATGTCTTCGGTGGAGAGGcctgaagg is part of the Acanthopagrus latus isolate v.2019 chromosome 9, fAcaLat1.1, whole genome shotgun sequence genome and encodes:
- the gmppaa gene encoding mannose-1-phosphate guanyltransferase alpha-A isoform X1, yielding MLKAVILIGGPQKGTRFRPLSFEVPKPLFPVAGVPILQHHIEACAKVPNMKEILLIGFYQPNEELTRFMCNAQQELKISIRYLQEYSALGTGGGIYHFRDQIVSGSPEAFFVLNADVCSAFPLTEMLSFQKEHGEPNSFVILGTTANRTQSLNYGCIVENEETREVLHYVEKPSTFVSDIINCGVYLFTPDIFQHIGTVFQKNQQDMLLEEPTNGWHRAEAIRLEQDIFTALAGQGKLYVYKTLSFWSQIKSAGSAIYASRLYLNQYHTTHPERLASNKEGGPKISGNVYIHPTANIDPTATLGPNVSIGTGVTIGAGVRVRESIILHGATLQDHCCVLNSVVGWDSTIGKWARVEGTPSDPNPNDPYAKIDSETLFRDGKLTPSITILGCNVTIPSEVIILNSIVLPHKDLNRGFKNQIIL
- the gmppaa gene encoding mannose-1-phosphate guanyltransferase alpha-A isoform X2 is translated as MLKAVILIGGPQKGTRFRPLSFEVPKPLFPVAGVPILQHHIEACAKVPNMKEILLIGFYQPNEELTRFMCNAQQELKISIRYLQEYSALGTGGGIYHFRDQIVSGSPEAFFVLNADVCSAFPLTEMLSFQKEHGEPNSFVILGTTANRTQSLNYGCIVENEETREVLHYVEKPSTFVSDIINCGVYLFTPDIFQHIGTVFQKNQQDMLLEEPTNGWHRAEAIRLEQDIFTALAGQGKLYVYKTLSFWSQIKSAGSAIYASRLYLNQYHTTHPERLASNKEGGPKISGNVYIHPTANIDPTATLGPNVSIGTGVTIGAGVRVRESIILHGATLQDHCCVLNSVVGWDSTIGKWARVEGTPSDPNPNDPYAKIDSETLFRDGKLTPSITILVCCSHAE